The sequence TTTTAGAGACGTTACTTCACAAGCATCCAAATATGAAGGGAGTAGTGTGCAGTGAGGTGGAGAGGCTTTTGTACCGGTCAAACATTAATGTGAAAACTCAATATTACGCCATTTGCTTTCTAAATCAGATAGTCCTCAGTCACGAAGAAAGTGCATTGGCTAACAAACTGATAACTTtgtacttttgcttttttcggaactgcattaagaaaaaagatgttgAATCCAAAATGCTCAGTGCTCTTCTTTGCGGGGTAAACAGAGCTTACCCTTATGCCGAGACTGGTGATGAGAAAGTGAAAGAACAAATGGACACGTTGTTTAAAGTTCTGCATCTTGTGAACTTTGGTACCAGTGTCCAGGCCCTGATGTTACTGTTTCAAGTGATGGACTCTCAGCAGACTGTATCGGATAGGTACTATGCAGCACTATACAAGTAAGTGACACgtttgcattttttatataaatttcattttatgaagtAGTCACCATTAATTTAAAGTTGTAGAAacacttattttgcttttaagatcTTGCAAGTTTTGCATCTCATTGGCTAAAAATTTCTGACATTTTGTATGAGCTAGAAGAAAAAGCGTGTGATTTGTTTGACTTAACGTAGGGACAAAACAAATGGTACTGATAGGTCCTAAGAACACAACATACGCATTTCATCCTTTGCACAGTTTTCCAGTGGCATGTTTTAATTCCAGATATTATTTGAAACTAATAGATAACTGCTTCTGAAATCACTTTTACAGGTACTGTGGTTTAGTCACATAATAGcccaaaatcttgttttctttttttgtgggggtgCGGGAGAATATTATGCTAACAAATTCTTTAGATAATTTAATTTGTGTAGTTGGAAAGTCTTGTATTATAAAAGTGTCTCTTTTTTGTCCCAGCTGGTTGTTTAGACTCTTTGTAGGATCCTTACAGACTTCTGTTTAGTAGACCAAAGGGAAGGTGCTGTATTTTAAGAGGGGAACTCAAGTTCCCCCAGAATGTGCAATGTATTTAGGGGCCTTCCTGAGCCTGGCAGCCTGGAGAAATAGTGGAGTAGAAAATGAACTTGCCAACACATAAGTCTGGTCTGATTGTGAAGGATGCAGATTGCtaaccattttctttctatttttttgaaCATCTGAACAAATCAGGTTAGTTTGTCCCTTTGCATATCTcaaatttttaaactgtttccaATTGAACTCagtttctttatattttcttacagttttttttagtttactgatacaggcttttttttaatcttcagagTCTCATATCTATCTAGAAATATTACATAGCTGTTGACAGTTCAGGGTTGATCGTAATGGTTTTGAGTATTGGGCAACAAGCTGTCACTGGTGTTTAGATgtcattctgaaaaatgtagATGATTGTTGTTAATAGCAATTATTCTCCTACATGCATTACGCCAATCAGCaatattttctcctgtgttttctaCAGGAAGCTTCTAGATCCTGCTTTAGCAACCTGCTCAAAGCCATCCATGTTTCTTAATCTTGTCTATAAATCTCTGAAGGCAGATGTAGTGTTACGGCGCGTGAAGGCCTTTGTGAAGAGGTTACTTCAAGTCACTTGTGGACAAATGCCACCCTTCATTTGTGGAACCCTGTACCTTCTATCTGAGCTTCTGAAAGTAAAACCAGAGTTAAGGGTCCAGTTACAGGATCATGTGGTATAAAATGATTTCTTTATCTCATTGTTTTTTCAATAAGAGGTATTTTCATAAGCATCTTTCCCTAACCTGTTTATTAGTAACCTGAGGGTTTGCTAATATGTTATGTTATGGGAGAAAGCACTTGAGCAGTtataactgcattaaaaatcTGCATAGGTGAAGGTGTTTTAAGCATTCTAGCAGGTCCTGTGGACTTAATTCCCGGAGAGAGGATTAGTTTGCTAAACGCTGTGTAAGCAGGTGAACATTCTTCACCCAAAAGCTTTGTCAAAACATGGCCTGCTTGTTTCTTCTGTCTGCAGCCTCTGAAGTATAGCTAGGCaggactggattttttttttctttcttcaggcgGGGAGGGACCATTACACTTGTGTGATGTAAGCTGTAAAGTTCAATTTTAAGTCCTGTATCAAGGCCAAAAATCTGTATTGCTTAAACATTGGCcataatttgtttatatttttgtaagtaGCTTCTTAAGATCTATATGtgcatttttcttataaatcggaataaaactggaaaggaaaagctgtttgctaacattttttgttgtttaggAGTCGGATGATGAAGAGTGCTTTAAGGATCAAGAAGAGGCTGAAGCGGATGAGGAAAAATTTGTGGATGCAGATAAAGAAGTAGAAGGTGAAGAGAAGAGCACAACAGAAAATTCTGCTAAAACAAACAATTCAACTTCAACAGCCTCGTGGGTGCATCATCTGAATATGGGAGGTAAATTAGcaagaaaatataattcatttAACTTTTAACATTCTATAACAGTGATGTGTTGATCAAGACTTGTAAAATTCAGtgattaaaacattattttagtttttcaaattGAAGTTTGATTCAAAGCAATCAGTCAGAATCATTTTTCCAGCAGTGATGAAGAGACTATATGAATCTGTTAGTGTATTTCACTTTATGCAGTTTATTGCATTTGTGCCTAAGCAATAAACAGGCTTGGGATTTTTTGCTTCCGTGTTCAAACACCTTCAGATCAATGTTGCCAAGGTTAGGATGTGTCACCCCTCATACGCTTGCGAAACTTGCTAGAACAATTCGTCTAGCTTTGAACCTGCTTCTAGTTTCAGCCTTTCCTGAGGGCCTTTTGGAACAGAGCAGGGGTTTTCAGGAGCTTCCTTGGAAGCACATAGGAACTCACCTGGGCACCTGATCATACACTGGGGAATGGCAGCTGAATAGAACTCTTACTTGCTTCTGAAGGAATCTGTGGCCTGTCCAGCTAAGAATGATGGCAGCATTACTGTCAtggtgaaatgaaaataatactcTCATAAAGTTGCCTGAGGAAATTtaagttgttttcattttctccaccCCTCAGGCAGGAAGAGTGGAGCTTTGTATGATCCTATGCACCGAAGTCCTTTATACTGTGGTGCTGAAAGTACAAGCCTTTGGGAACTGAAGAAGGTAAGGCATTCTTATGTTGCTGATTACTGTGTTTCTTAGTGTGGCCCTTgtattcagagaagaaaattaacttggTTATTCTTGGAGTAGCTACGTGGGTAACATAACAGAAAGGTTAAAGCTGACACATTGTTCAGCTTTAAGCTTGTATATGTTACTTACAATGCTGATATTCCGGAGTAGGGAATAGGAATTTCTAAGTGGAGATTTGgacaataataatattttttgacTTTTGGATCTTAGCTTTGTATCACTAAAGCTTTTTAGTGTTGAATTAAGTAAAATTGTAAGTGAGAATGTATTTAGTTAATGCAAACAAAAGATTAGAACTTGAAGTTCTTCAGTTGTTCAAGGGCAGAGCACATCAGCCTTGCACTACTACATGCATCTGCGTGTTATTTGGTGAGTTACGGAGTGGTCTTATGACATAGTGGTGTTGTCAGGTGTAATATGTCAACATGAGTAAtgattgcatttatttttaaagtagaaataaatgattcatgtttttcagctttctgaacATTTTCATCCATCTGTGGCCCTATTCGCAAAAACAATTCTAGAAGTAAGTGCTTTAATTAGTCCGTAGCTTTGAAGTTTGATTTTTGTGTTAGTTGTCTTTtgccatttgaaaaaataagttataaAGCCTCCTTGCACTCAGCAGGTAACTAGCGGCTCTGCAGCACTGTAGCATACACTCAAATGCAAAGCTTTTCATGGAATTAAAGTGTTTTATGTAAAGGAGACTGCTCACAGAAGTAATTAACTTGGCAGAAATGTGGGTATTACCTGATTCTTAAACCTTTGTTAGTGTTTCGGtctatctttttattttatgtggaTTTTTTATGTGGGGAACCCTGCTGTTGgaacaaattcttttttaatactgttgTGGTATCGTGCCAAAAATACTCAAATctacacaaatatatatttaaaatatttattttaatttgaatatatGGTATCCAAATAGTACTGAGTATTAACTAGTATTAGCACAGTACATTGCAAGGCAGTTCATCACTGAAACAAAGTGAAGGAGGTGTTTTTTGgttaagaaaatattgaaattccAAAAATAAGAACCTGTACAGGAGTGTATTAACTGGTCAGGCTCATGTGATGAAGTATCCCCaagtctttgtttttttaaagtgtggttTAATGTTGTTATTGGACTGTTTGAGTCTTCTGTGTTTAGTTGCTGTCTTTCTAAAATGAAGAACTTAAtgatttttggcttttttcttcttttagggAGATCACATTCAGTACTCCGGTGACCCTTTGCAGGATTTCACGTTAATGAGATTCTTGGATCGCTTTGTGTACAGAAATCCCAAACTCCATAAAGGCAAAGGTACGAAATTCTCTGTACATATTAGCATATGATCTTGATTATTGATGGTGACCAAACTCTTTTTCTCTCAGATTGCTAAGTAGCCCTTTGTGCTTGTCAAGTATTCGGGGTGCATGTGGTACAACAGAGGAGAGGGATCAGTCTTCAGGGCTGCAAGAGAGATGTCTGCAAGTCAGAACCAGCTGGGAGTCACATACTGCCACCTCTCACATCCACAGTGCAGAAATTGCTAACCTAGCAGGAATAAGCAAAGTGATAGGGGAATATAAAGActacagaatggttgaggttggaagggacctctggaggtcatctgctcaagcagggccacctagagcaggctgcccaggctgtccagatggcttttgaatgtctccaagaatggagactccactgcctctctgggcaacctgtgccagcgcACAGTCGCACTCACAGTGAAAgaatgtttcctgatgttcagatggagcctcctgtgtttcagtttgtgctcatCACGTCTTGCCCTGtccctgggcaccactggaaagtGCCTGGCTCCGTCTTCTTTAccccctcccttcaggtatttagaTTAATTCatgagatcccccctgagccttctcttctccaggctgaccagccccagctccctccaccTTTCGCCGCAGGAGAGAGGCTCCAGTGCCCTCTAgccatctttgtggccctctgCTGCACTCTCTCCAGTCGTTCCATATCTCTCTTGTCACACTGGGGAGCCCACACCTGGACACAGCACttcaggtgtggcctcaccagtgctgagcagaggaaggaccacctccctccaccGGCTGGCAACGCTCCTCCTcgtgcagcccaggataccgtCAGCCACCTTTGCCGCAAGGGCCTGTTGCTGGCTCACGGTCGCCTCggtgtccaccaggacaccCAGGGTCTTTTCTGCAAGCcgctttccagctgggcagccctCAACATATACTGGTGCAGGAGGCTGttcttccccaggtgcaggactttgcacttccccttgttgaactgcacgaggttcctgtcagcccatttctccagcctcctGAGGTCCTTATGGATGACAGCAaaaccctctggtgtatcagccactcctcacagttTTGTATCAATAGTAATAAAGTaatttgtttctgatttatgttctgctacagaaaacacCAGCAGTGTGGTAATGCAGCCAAAGAAGAAGCAGTTTATGAAAGATATGCAGAATCTTGCAGGTAAGCCAGCCCCTTTTCAGTTAAGATTATGATGGCTAAAAAATTCTTGGCTGGTTGTTGTAGACATAGATCATCTGTGCTGTCTGTGCTATTTCTGTTAGCAATAAAAGAAAGTCCTGTCCATCAGGAGTGCAGTGGTGGTGCCTGATGTTCAGGATCAGGTCTAATCTTCTTGTAAGGGTGCATGGAATCTCCACAGCTGAAACTTTGGATCCATTGAAtcattttaagaacaaattaCATAAAGTCATTTACCTCAGCTGTTAGCCTCTTGAATAGGAAAGCACTTTGTCTTCTACTGTAGCACTTGGCTacacaccatttttttttttttaagacctttcttttctctctgtttttcccccttaattGTCAATTACTTTCTATTGTAGTAATTCCTTTTTCTTAGGCAATGCATGATGAAGATCATACCTTCTGTTTAGCCATCCCATTAAGACATGTGTAACAGCAAAGGACAGAGCTACTGAAAACTGCATGCCttgttttctgtgctatttttgCTATGACCTGCATATGCTTCCTATACCTTCTCTTATGCTGTTACCTTTTTCCTGCATCCCCCTAAAATGAAATACACCCCATGGGTAAAGAGTAGATTAGCAGTCTCGTATAAAAAGTTTAGAACATTGTTACAAATTTGCTTGTAGCTGGCAATGTGACCccttaggggggaaaaaaggctaaaaaagGCCTTAGAATTTATTCCAGGTAATGATATTTCTAGTTAGAAGAGCAAT comes from Ciconia boyciana chromosome 3, ASM3463844v1, whole genome shotgun sequence and encodes:
- the CEBPZ gene encoding CCAAT/enhancer-binding protein zeta isoform X2, which encodes MAALWDFGVRDPKEAAGDSGEEEDDDEEEDAEGFTLDEVLRLGGTKKKDVESKMLSALLCGVNRAYPYAETGDEKVKEQMDTLFKVLHLVNFGTSVQALMLLFQVMDSQQTVSDRYYAALYKKLLDPALATCSKPSMFLNLVYKSLKADVVLRRVKAFVKRLLQVTCGQMPPFICGTLYLLSELLKVKPELRVQLQDHVESDDEECFKDQEEAEADEEKFVDADKEVEGEEKSTTENSAKTNNSTSTASWVHHLNMGGRKSGALYDPMHRSPLYCGAESTSLWELKKLSEHFHPSVALFAKTILEGDHIQYSGDPLQDFTLMRFLDRFVYRNPKLHKGKENTSSVVMQPKKKQFMKDMQNLAVNSKEFRAKDESKIPVDEVFFHRFYSKFDKRREKQKHQDDEESVEDVEDDEFERALDTFEAADNAIDVGQDDLDFAGNIKKKTKGGKKGQRSEESSADWEDSDDEDEFSDLDDEEVSLGSMEEDFGEDMDEEGGVFMDVSDDDTSLDPNKDKQLKSVSKKGKRKKDINFVGSLEGSNGGKKRKLKDASILASAEEFGYLLDENAGSKFDNIGMNAMANRDNASVKQIQWEIERDKWLHNRDVKSIIKRKKQFRHRGLKNKYKGKKSKR